Proteins found in one Glycine soja mitochondrion, complete genome genomic segment:
- the ccmC gene encoding ABC transporter subunit C, whose translation MSLSLLQPSFLMSKTRSYALILIGSRLFLTAMAIHLSLRVAPLDLQQGGNSRILYVHVPAARMSILVYIATAINTFLFLLTKHPLFLRSSGTGTEMGAFFTLFTLVTGGFRGRPMWGTFWVWDARLTSVFISFLIYLGALRFQKLPVEPAPISIRAGPIDIPIIKSSVNWWNTLHQPGSISRSGTSIHVPMPIPILSNFANFPLSTRILFVLETRLPILSFPESPLRDEIEAREGIAKPSLLPSSN comes from the coding sequence ATGTCCCTTTCGTTATTACAACCTTCTTTTTTGATGTCAAAGACCAGAAGCTATGCGCTAATTCTCATTGGATCTCGGTTGTTCTTAACAGCGATGGCTATTCATTTAAGTCTTCGGGTAGCACCATTAGATCTTCAACAAGGTGGAAATTCTCGTATTCTGTATGTACATGTTCCTGCGGCTCGGATGAGTATTCTTGTTTATATCGCTACGGCTATAAACACTTTCTTATTCCTATTAACAAAACATCCCCTTTTTCTTCGCTCTTCCGGAACCGGTACAGAAATGGGTGCTTTTTTTACGTTGTTTACCTTAGTTACTGGGGGGTTTCGGGGAAGACCTATGTGGGGCACCTTTTGGGTGTGGGATGCTCGTTTAACCTCTGTATTCATCTCGTTTCTGATTTACCTGGGTGCACTGCGTTTTCAAAAGCTTCCTGTCGAACCGGCTCCTATTTCAATCCGTGCTGGACCGATCGATATACCAATAATCAAGTCTTCAGTCAACTGGTGGAATACATTACATCAACCTGGGAGCATTAGCCGATCTGGTACATCAATACATGTTCCTATGCCCATTCCAATCTTGTCTAACTTTGCTAACTTCCCCCTCTCAACCCGTATCTTGTTTGTTCTGGAAACACGTCTTCCTATTCTATCTTTTCCCGAATCTCCTTTAAGGGATGAAATAGAAGCTCGAGAAGGAATAGCAAAACCTAGTTTACTTCCCAGCTCAAACTGA
- the orf104 gene encoding hypothetical protein encodes MCGRLPEGLSDPINCVSRSALARVLFLYERDSIQICHSLGDALFSMNTPPLNDELCQSSPPTRPGENTESSQALTRQNGIHISFVWSRREKAQSNINHFTDAID; translated from the coding sequence ATGTGCGGTAGGTTGCCCGAAGGGCTATCTGATCCGATCAACTGCGTAAGCCGTAGCGCGCTAGCGCGCGTACTCTTCCTCTATGAGCGAGACTCCATCCAAATCTGCCACTCGTTGGGCGACGCCCTCTTTTCTATGAACACCCCACCACTGAATGATGAACTTTGCCAGTCTTCGCCTCCGACCCGACCAGGAGAGAACACAGAGTCAAGCCAAGCCCTTACCCGCCAGAATGGAATTCATATCTCCTTCGTCTGGTCGAGAAGGGAGAAAGCCCAATCGAACATCAATCACTTCACGGACGCTATTGATTGA